TCCGCAGGCCAGGCAGCCGGGTACCGCAGAGGCCGCGTAATCACGGTTACTCCGCTCGCTTCCCACGCGGCACACTGCCGCATATGCGCTGCATAGGTCTTTGGGGACCTTGTCGGGTCCGGACGCCCACTGTAAGTCCTGACCTCCACGAGCTGACGTGCGTCCCCCGGACGCCCATGACTCGCCACTCGTTCGCCAAGGGCGCGCGGATGGAATTGACCGAGCATGTGGGCATCCGTGGGCACGAAGAACGCGCGTCTCGCCCCTCGGTACATGTTCTGCGCGTCAATGAAAACGATGGCTATGTTAGACATACACCCTTATAAAAACAAGCCCCGCCAGTTTTCCCTCCCGCAGGAGGGATAAACGGCGGGGAAGATTCACTGGCTATTATGGCTGGTTTGTTGCGTTTGTCAAGTTAACGTAACTCTCCCAGAAGGATGAACGAGGAGCTACGGCCCTGTGACGTTGCCCGTGTGGTCGGAGACTGTGAATGCGTACTCAGGACATCTGGGTTGAAAGCCACGTGATTGTGCTGGACTCGCGTTCCATTTCTCCCACTTCGCTTGGTCAAGTTTCGTGGTGGCCAGCCACACATCAAGTCCTTTGTATTCGATGTCCCAAAGGCAATCTGCAACTAGGCTCGACATAGCTCTCTGTTCCAGAGCATCAGCGATATCATCTAGGGCCTGAGCGACGTCACTTATTTGAAGCCCACGTCTTGCAGGGTGATGGTGTACGTGCCTGTGCCCTTGCCGTCTCCACTAACCATGATGCTGTATTTTCCCGCTAGTGAAAGGGGAGAACTCAGAATCACCTGGTCGCTGAGCCCGTAGACGTCTGCAATGGAGTTGCCCTTGGGGTCGAAAACCTTTACATCAATGCGGCCTGAGAGCGTCCCCCTGGTGACTCGGATGAAGGCCATACCCCCGGCCTTCCTATCGAAACTAAACATATCTATGTCTCCAGCAGGACTGACCTCGGCGACCAGGGAGTCACCGAATGCTATCGGAGTACCTGGCCCTCCAGCCACATTCCACAAAGCCAACGTGTATGTGCCTTGGCCATATCCTGAAACGACAATGGTGTGTCTCCCGGTCAGTGAAAGGGCAGGCATGAACGTCAATTGATCACTAGGCACGAAGTTGGAGCTTGCGATGGGTTTGTCGTTGGGGTCGAGGACCCTCACATCAATGCGGTCCGAGAGAGTCCCTCTTGTGACTCGGATGAAGGCCACATCTCCGGATTTCCCGGCGAAGGAGTACCCTCCACCGGAATTTCCCTGGGTCAGGTCTCCATAGGCCAGCGTGGGTACCGGTACTGCTTTGGGAGGCGGCAAAAGCGTGGGTGTAGGTGAGGGCGTTGGCGTGGCTGCCGGTGTGGGGGCTGGAGTTGAAGTCGGAGAAGGTTCGAAAGCCTGCGCGGTAGCTGGCGCGGTGAACATTAGCGCGACCTGCTGATTCCTGCCTGAACGCCACAACGACTTCTGAGGGGCTACGGAAGTGCCCAGGCGGAACTCCACAGTTCTTCCTTCCAAAGACGAGTCACCCACACCATCTACGTTATACACTGACTTCCCGTTGTACGTTTGGGTGGTGGTTTGTGCCACCTTTTGTCCGTCCATCCAGACCTCGAGCTTCGTGCCGTCCTGGACATTCCTGCCATTCAGACTCACTTCTCCATAATAGCCGGAGGGAGGTCGGGGTAGCAGTAAGGTGGGAGGGTTGGGAGCAAGGGTTGGACGGAAGGTATAGATTATGGAGCGCACCATGTTTTCATAGGTCATCCATAGTTCTGGACGCGCCCTTCCCTCTACAATGTAGGCATTCTCTCCAAACACCAGAAGCAATCGCACTCCCCTCCTTTGTGTCACGTCAGTCCTTCCGTCTTCTAGGAGCCCTCGGTATGTTACCTGATAGGTCAACTCGTAAGCTACGAGGCTTGCGACTTTTACTTCCTGCAGTGAGAGGACTTGGAAATCCATATATTTTGTTGAAGCGCTGCGGTTCTCCGCTTGTTCGGCCCATTCAGAAGTCGTGTAATCTCTTCCAAGGCCTCGGTAAAGGTAAACAGACAATTCGGCTTCTGAACTAGCCCGATCAGACGGAGGGACGATTGGGGGAGTGTAGGCCGCGTGCCATGTGTCTTTGTCTGCGCCGTGTGACCACGAAGGTGGATAGACTATGGACCATCTTCCAAAAGGATCGGCGTAGGTTGCAGTGGCAAACCAAGGAGTTGGTACGGGTGCGGGGGTTGGTGGTGGAATAGGTGTTGGACGAGCAGCAGCGAATGCGATGAGACGTTCGATAGAGTCCCTGTCCACATAGATGGCCGTCATTGAGTTACCACCCGTGCTGCCAAGTGAGAGAACTCCTATCAATTCGCCGCACCTGTTCACCATCGGCCCGCCACTCATGCCGGGCCTAGCGGAGCCAGTGGCCTGTATGATTATCCACCCCGCGTTGTCCACGGTGATGTTGCGCGCTCGACCGATTGCCGTTGAGTAGGCAGAATCGACAAAGCCGACAGCGACGAGTTCTCTGAACTCATAAGGAAAGGACCCCCGTCTAGCCATGGCGGGCACTATGGAATCAAGTCCGGTTGGGTATTGCAACTCAGGGAAAGCGGTTGGTTCCGTCTGGAGTAAGGCTATGTCTGTCGCCGAGTTCTGTGCAACCCAGCGCGCTCGCTTGGTGACGGCATTGCGAAAGGTGACAGTAAGACTATCGTCATATGTGTTTGCTACGACATGGGTTGCGGTGAGAATATAGCCCCGCTTGCTATCAACTATAAAGCCTGTACCAGTCACAATGGCGCTCGACGTCTTTCCCCTCACTTCAACCAGCGCTGGCAATATGCGCATGGTCGGGTCTTGGCCAGCGCAGGGGAGCTCCGGTGTTGGGAGTAGCGCCAGTCTAGGGGTCGGGGCTGGGGTAGGTGTGGGCACAGAGGTAGGAGTAGGCACTGGAGTTGGCGAAGGCACAGCGGTGGCGGTAAGTAGTGTCGTAGGGGTGGGCGCGGGAACGGGCAGCGATGTCAGGGGCGTCGCGACGCAGCCAAGCAACGCAATCGCCACAGCCACCACGCCCAAGCCTACCATCAGTCGTTTTCGCACGTCCGCACCTCGCTCTCCAACGCCTAACTTGTAGTCTGTTTAGGCCGACTTGTCAAGGAGACCGTGTCCGTGTCGGGCAGCGTGCGTTTTGCGACATCGGCGAGCGAGCCGCCGTCTCTTGAGTGTAGGGCCAGGGCCGCCCCCGTGCGCTTACGCGCCCAGGGCCAGATAGCCGGAGAGCGTCCCCAGGAGGCCCGTGAAGAGCGCGATGCCGAGGAGGACAAGCAGCACGCCGGAGACTTTTGTAGCCGTGCCCAGCCATCGTCCGTGCTTGCGCAGCAGCCAGCTTGTCCAGCCGTTGGCCAGGCCCGCCGCCAGGAAAGGCAGCATCAGGCCGGCGGAGTAGGCGGCCAACAGGAGCGCGCCCTGGGTGATGGAGCCGCTGGCGCCGGCCAGCACGAAGATGCCGGCCAGCACGGGGCCGACGCATGGCGTCCAGCCGACCGCGAACGCCGCTAATGACTACGTCGCGCTCCACTCCTTGGTTTCAGGCTTCCGTATCGTCTTGTGAAACGGCCCCTGGGACTGATGCGCAGTGTGGCGCACGGAAAAACGCCCGAGACGCGGGCTATTCCTGAGGCGCGGCGTGTGTCGAACAGGGCGATGAGCTATGCTCGGAAATGTTGTGGAAAAGTTCACAAAGTGCGTAGATATTGACATTGTTCGTATAATATTGTAAAAATATGGCGTGAGTATGCGGCGGAGGAGCATAGCAATGATAAGGACAAACTCGGGGTCGCGGATAGGATACGTGTCCTTATGGCTTGGTCTGGGCTTGCTGGCTGTGGTAGTCACCACAGCCGAGTCCGAGGCGTATTTGGTGGTGCTGCTCGTGCTCGCCGTGGGCGCGGGAGGTCTGCTCGCAATGGGAGCCCTGTCGGTGCTGGCGCGCCGGTACTCCCGGACACAGGTCGCTGGAGTCTTGGCCGGGCTGGTCGGAGAGCCGATCAGGTCGAGTGGTAAGCGAGAGGAGGCACAGATGGAACAGAAATCGGCGCAATCCAGGCTCATTCCGTTCCTGCGGGAGGTGGATGTCTTTCAGAGCCTTACCGACCACGAGTTGGGGATGATCGCGAGTGTATGTGCGCCCAAGACCTTCAGCGCTGGAGACTTTCTCGCTCGCGAAGGCACGCGCGGCGACTATCTGTTCATCATCATGAAAGGGCAAGTGCGCGTGAGCTCCAAGAGCGAGGGGGACCAGTTGACAGTCCGCATTGTGCGGGGGAAGGAAAGCGTGCCCCTGGCCAGCATTCTGGAGCCGCCTCTGCTGATAACCACCGCCGAAGCGATGGAGACCGTGGAGACGCTGGCCATCCCGCGGGCGATGCTGCTCAGGATATGTGAGTTGCAGCCCATGCTCGGCGCGCAGGTCTACAGGGCGACGGCGGGCGTGCTTGCCCGGCGGTACCGCGCGATGCTTCAGCAAGTCACGGGCCAACTGGAGGCGACGCTGGAGTACATGGGGCACACGCGCACCTAGCGGTGCGTGGGTACGGCGGAGCCTGGTTCCCACCCGGCGCTGGCTGTCCGCGGGAGCCGTGCAAGCGGCTCACGGCCGGATACGCGCGGCGCGCCGAAGCGCTCGGTGCACGGCGGCGCAAGGCTCCCTGGGGGGACGCTGACTCCACGAGGCGGCGTCCCCTTCGCGTTGTCACGGGCGTATAATGGCAAGATAGCAGCGCGGACTTTGTATGATTGCTCCTGTGCATGCACCGTCAACCGTCACCCCGCTCGTGCGCGCGCTGGGCAGAATCCCGCACCCCGCGCAACTGGCCTCTGCCTTCGCGGACGCGCCGTACATGCTGCTGCTGGACAGCGCTGGCGCCTACCCTGAGGTCGGACGCTACTCCTACCTCGCGGCGGACCCATTCCTCGTGCTGCGGAGCAAAGGCCGACAGGTTGAGTTGCTGACCGGCGAGGCTGTCGAGCGCCTTCAGGACAATCCCTTCGATGTGCTGCGCCGCCTCCTGCGCTCCTTTTCCGTCGTCAAACAGGCCGGCGTGCCCCCTTTCCAGGGCGGCGCCGCGGGGTATCTGGCATACGACCTGGGGCGACTCATCGAACGCATCCCGACGCGTGCGCGCGACGATCTGGCGCACCCTGACCTGTGCCTGGGCTTCTACGACTGGGTGCTTGCCCACGACGCGCTCACCGACGAGTCCTTCCTTGTGTCCACCGGCTGGCCGGAAGGCTCCGTGCGTAAGGCGCACGAGCGCGCGGACTGGGCGTGTCGCCGCATTGCGCGCGCTCCGGACTGTGGGGCGCCCGCGCGCTTCGAGGTGAGCGGCCTGCGCTCCAACTTCACCCGCGACGCCTACCATGCGGCGGTGCGTCGCGTGAAGGCGTACCTGGAGGCCGGCGACGTGTACCAGGTGAACATCTCGCAGCGCTTCCAGGGCAGGTTCGCCGGCCAACCGTGGGAGCTGTATCAGTCGCTCCGGGAGGCGAACCCCGCCCCGTTCGCGGCTTATATGCAGTCTCCCGACCTCACGGTGCTAAGCGCGTCGCCGGAGCAGTTCTTGCGCGTGGACGGACGCCGTGTGGAAACGCGGCCCATTAAGGGGACCCGCCCTCGCGGAAGCACACCCGCGGCGGACGCGGCCCTGGCGCGGGAGCTGCTGGCGAGCGAGAAGGACAGGGCCGAAAACGTCATGATTGTTGACCTCCTGCGCAACGACCTGGGCCGGGTGTGCAGGGTCGGCTCCGTCCAGGTGTCATCCCTCTTCGCACTGGAGGCGCACCCGACGGTGTTCCACCTCGTCTCCACGATCACCGGCGAGATGTCCGACGACAGGGACGCGGTGGACCTCCTCCGGGCGGCGTTCCCCGGAGGCTCCGTGACCGGAGCGCCGAAGATTCGCGCTATGGAGATAATCGAAGAGCTGGAGCCGACTCGCCGGGGCGTCTATTGCGGCTCGATGGGATTCATCTCGTTCACCGGCGACATGAACACGAGCATCGCCATACGCACTATCACGCTGCGGGGAGACACCTTGCACTTCCAGGTCGGGGGAGGCATCGTGGCCGACTCTGATCCCGAGGCGGAGTACCTTGAGACGTTGGACAAGGCGGAGGGCCTGCTGAAGGCGATGCGCACTCATGTCTAGCGGCCCGTTCATGTACGTGAACGGCGGGCTGGTGGCGGCGGACGAGGCGAGGATCAGCCCCCTGGACCGGGGTTTCACCCTGGCCGACGGCGTCTTTGAGACGATGGTGGCGGTGGGCGCACGTGTCTTCCGTCTGGCCGACCACATGGAGCGGTTACGCCAGGGCGCGGCGCTCCTGCTGATTCCGTTGCCCTCGGAGGCGCGCCTGGCCGCTGGGATTGAGGAGACGCTGCGGGCGAACGGCCTTCCGCGCTCCATTGCGCGGCTGACGGTGACGCGAGGAACTGACACGGGCCGCGGTCTCGCCGTCGCCGGGGACGGCAGTCCCACCCTGGTCATTCGCGTGACGCCCCGCGCCGCCCTTGCGGCGTCACCCCCCGCTGGCCTGCGCGTCGTGCTGGCGGCGGCCCGAAGGAACGACACATCTCCCCTGTCGCGCGTCAAGTCGTTGGCCTACACCGACGGCGTTCTGGCGCGCCTGGAGGCCCGACGCGCGGGCGCGGACGATGCCCTGTTCCTCAACACGGCGGAGCGGCTGGCCTGCGGCACGTCCAGCAACCTGTTCGTCGTGCGGGACGGCACTCTCCTGACCCCGCCCGTGAGCGAGGGTGTCCTCCCCGGCGTTGCGCGTCGCACCGTGCTGGAGGCCGCCGCAGCGCTGGGCATTCCGTCCGTGGAGCGTCTGTTGCCTCTCGCCGACCTTGAGGCGGCCTCTGAGGTCTTCCTGACCAACGTCGTGACGGGTCCCGCGCCAGTGGTCGTCGTGGCGGGCATGCCCGTAGGGCAGGGGAGCGTCGGGCCAGTGACGGAGCGCCTGTGGCATGCCTACCGGGGTCTGTGCGAGGGCGCCGGAGGCTGACCGACATCCCGCCGGCCCGCGGTCTAGCGCAGGCGGGGAATGACCCGGGCGCCCACGGTGTTCAGGAAACCCAGCTTGTCGGGCAGGGGCATGGTGAACCAGAGCTGCCGGGCCCCCCAGGAGGCAAGCTCCTGGACACGGTCCGCGAACTCCTCCGGCGTGCCCGCGACCGAAAAGCGGTCGGCAAGGTAGTCCGTCAGTCCCAACTCCTCCACCAGGCGCACGTTCTTCCGCTCTTTCCCCGGCTTGACGTGCTCGCTGAACTCATACTCGGCGATGAGCCTCTGGAGCTTGGGGAGCAGATCGGCGGGGATACCCTTGTTCTGAATGCCGAGGCGGAATGCCTGATTGGGCTGTGCGGCCAGGTGCGTCTTGATAGCGTCCACCGCCTCCCGCTTGTTGCCCGCGATGCTCGCGCCTATCAGCCACCACACGTCAATGTCCTCGACCTTGCGGCCGGCGGCTTCCGCCCCCTCTCGCAGGTGGCGCATCGCCAGGGGAATCAGCTCGCGGCCCAGGCCCCAGCCGATAACGACGCCATCGCATATCTCGCCCGCCAGGCGCAGCGTGCGCGGGCCTGAGGCGGCCAGGTAAATGGGGATTTGGCGCTTCGCGTACGAGAACAGGATGCTCCGGCCCTGGTATTCGGCACGGCCATGGGCGAACATGGCTTTGAGCGCCAGGATGTACTCGCGCATCTGGGCGACCGTTGCGGGGGCCAGGCCAATGTTGAAAACGGCGCTGTCCCCCGTCCCCATGCCCAGGAAGCAGCGTCCGCCCGAAAGCTCGTCTATAGCGGTGATGGCGGACGCCGTCACGGACGGGTGCCGGTTGACGGGGTTGGTCACCCGCGGGCCGAACTTAAGACGTGTGGAGTTCAGGGCGGCGATGGTCCCCGTGACGTACGTCTCAGGGTACAGGGAGGGTGAATCGCTCAGGCCCACTCTGTCGAAACCCGCGTCTTCCGCGGTCCTGACCCACGCTCCGAACTCCCGGACTCGGTCACACACCAGACTCACGCCAAGCTTTATCGCCACGGTTATCTCCTCGCACGCAGACTGTTTGACGCCTGGAGCCGTTACTACTATAATGCTCCGCACTAACGGCGTCGAGAACCCGCGAGACGCGTTTTTCCGAGCGTTCCTGTCTTTCCAGTCGGGTTCTCCGGCGTCTCCGTGGCGCCATTCCAGTGTGCAAGTCTGCGGCCTGTCGAGATAACCGGCACGCAATCCAGTACTGTAGGAGGGGGACGGCAATGAAAAACTGGAGCCGCATCGTTGGTCTTGTCGGTCTGCTAAGTCTTATCGCTGCGGGCTGCGCGCCTGTGGCCCAGCCAGCCTCGGCTCCTGCTCCGGCAGCCGCGCCGCAAGCGGCCCCGACAGTCGTGGCGCCTGCTGCGCCCGCCGCTCCCGCGGCCCCGGTGCCCGCTCGCGCTACGCCCACGCCTGTCCCTGCGGCTCCGGCTGCGCCGGCGGCCTCGGCGGCGGGCACGCCGAGGACTGGCGGGCGGCTGAACATGACCCTCTCGTCCGATCCCCAGACTCTGGACGTGAATACGGACGTGGGGATGGACCTGTATGACCTCTCGCGTGCTCCCTATGACTCGCTCATCATCGTGGACCAGAGGGGCGGGACCATGAAGCTCAGCCCCCGTCTGGCCAGGAGCTGGGAGGTATCGCCTGACGGGAAGACCTACACGTTCAAGCTGCGTGATGACGTGGTCTTCCAGAACGGCTCCAAATTCACGTCCGCGGATGTGAAGTTCACTTTGGACCGCTACCGGAATCCGCCCAAAGATGTGCGCAGCGCCCACGTCGCCAGCCTTCAGCCCGTGGAGTCCGTGGAGGCGCCCGACGCGACGACAGTGGTGATGCGCCTCAAGGCTCCATCCGGTCCGCTCATGGGCCGTCTGTCCAACCTCAATAGCCTGGTCATGCTCTCCAAGGCATGGGTAGAGGGCGGCGCCAACTCGCTCACGGACATGATGGGGACTGGGGCGTTCACGCTCACCAAGGCGACGCGAGGAACGAGCTACACCTTCGACAAGAATCCGAAGTTCTGGCAGCCGGGGAGGCCCTACCTGGACGGGGTGACTTATTTTGTCGTCAAGGACGTGGAGACGCGGTTCGCCGCGCTGCGGACGGGTCGCGTGCACACGCTGCAGAACTACTTCGTGCAGCTAAGCCCGGCGCAGTACCGGGACATGCAGAAGATTCGGCCTGATTTGCAGATGTTCCCAGACGCCATCCGCAAGGCGCCGTGGGTGTGGTTCAACCTGCGCAAGGCCCCCTGGACAGACGTGCGGGTCAGGCAGGCTATCAACCTGGCGCTGGACCGCCGGGAGGCCGTGCGCTCCCTCTTTGATGGGGCCGGAGAGCTGGGAGACATGTACACCTTTCGCCAGCCGCCGGGAATCTCTCAGGCCGATTTGCTCAAGATGCCGGGCTGGGCGGAGAACAAGAAGGCCGAGCGGGACCAGGCGAAGAAGCTGCTGGCCGACGCGGGTTTCCCCAACGGCATGCAGGCCACTGTTCTGACACGCGACATAACGGACTTCAAGGACGCATCGGTCTTCTTTGTTGACCAGCTCTCGACAATTGGCATCAAGGCGACGGTGGAGATTCAGGATACGGGCGTGGTGTTCGCACGCGGGCGCAGCGGCGACTACGACCTGATGGTTCTCCAGAGCACCGACCTGCGCCCCGACGCCAGCGATGACACGCAGTTGTGGCATCTGAAGGGTGGCGCGGTGAACTTTGGCATCCTGGACGACCCGAAGCTGGTGGCGTTGTACCTGGAGCAAGAAGTTATCTCGGACTACGCCGCGCGCCAGAAGGTCGTGGAGAAGATGGACCGCTATATTCAGGACACGCTGCCCTCCCTCCGCATGGGGTGGAGCTTCGGCTATGATGCGATCGCGCCGGAGGTCATGAACTGGCCCAGGAAGGCGGACGGGCGCGGGCAAGACATTCTTGAACAGGTGTGGCTGTCCAAATAGCGCCTGATTGCTGATGGGGGGCCGCTTGGGACGGAAGAGCCGCGAGCGGCGCCGCCTCGCATCGGTGAACGTTTCCCGCAGGTGAGGCTCAGTGGCGCAGTACATCATCCGACGCCTCCTTGTCGCCGTCCCCGTCCTCATCGGCGTGTCGCTGGTCATCTTCGGCATCATGCGCGTTCTGCCGGGCGACATCGCGGAGATCACCATGACCGGCGGGGCCGCCTCCGCCACGACCTCTGACATCGAGCACTTCCGCAAGGCTTTGGGGCTGGACCGTCCCCTCCACGAGCAGTACCTGGAGTGGGTGCGCGGCGTGGTGACGCTGGACTTCGGCAAGTCCCTCAAGTCGGGGGCGCCCATCATCCAGGACATTGCTCTCCGCGCGCCGCTGACGCTGGAGATAGCCGTTCTGACGATGCTCGTCGCTGTCATCCTGGGGCTTCCGACAGGGGTTATCTCCGCCGTGCGTCAGGACACATGGATTGACAACGTGACGCGCGTTGCCTCCATCAGCGGCGTGGCGCTGCCCGTACTGTGGACGGGGACTATCGTTGTGCTGGTGCTGTCCACCTGGTTCAACTGGATACCGCCGCTCGGCTACGAGTCCTTCTGGGATGCGCCGTGGACGAACCTCCAGCAGATATTCTGGCCGTCGCTGGTGCTCGGCTACAACTTCGCGGCCATCGTCTCGCGCATGACCCGGTCGTGCATGCTGGAGGTGCTGCGCCAGGACTACATCAGGACGGCCTGGTCGAAGGGTCTTGCGGAGCGGATGGTCCTGTACCGCCACGCCCTCATCAACGCCATGCTGCCCGTCGTCACCATCATCGGGGTGCAGTTCGGCACCATCCTGGGCGGCACGCTCATCGTGGAGCAGATATTCGTGGTGCCGGGGCTGGGCAGCCAGCTCATCGAGTCGGTCCAGTTCCGCGACTACCCTATGGTCCAGACGCTTATCTTGCTGATTACCGGGGCGTTTGTCTTCGTGAACCTCCTGATAGACCTCCTCTATGCGGTCCTGGACCCGCGTATCCGGTACGAGTAACAGGGGACTGTGAGTGATGGAGCTGTCTGAAGACCTGGTCTTGCGCGGGAGACCCTCGCGGTGGGCCGCCAGGACCGCGGCCGGGGCGTGGCGATTCGCGCGGGCGAAGCCCCTGGGCGCAGTCGGCGGGGTGATAGTCCTCCTATTGACGGTGGTGGCCGTCTTTGCCCCGGTCACCGCTCCCTACGACCCCTTGGAGACCCACTATTCGCACCGGGTCGAAGCGCCCGGCGGCGCGTTCCCGCTGGGGACAGACCACTTTGGACGTGACGTGCTCAGCCGCGTTATCTACGGCGCGCGCACGTCCCTGTTGGTCTCGGTGGTGTCGGTTGCGCTGGGGGCCAGCCTGGGCGGACTCGTGGGGCTGTACAGCGGCTTCAGAGGCGGCCGCATGGACTTTGTCATCCAGCGGCTGGTGGACGTGGTCGTGGCGTTCCCGCTCCTCGTGCTGGCGCTGGCGGTGATGGCCGGCCTAGGGACATCGCTGCGGAACGTCATCATCGCGATGGCTATCGTTCTCGCGCCAAGAGCGGCGCGGGTGCTGCGGTCGAGCGCGCTGGCTTTGCGAGAGGCGGAGTACGTGAGGGCGGCGCGGGCCGTGGGCTGCTCCGGGGCGCGTCAGCTCTTCGTCCACGTCCTGCCCAACTGCCTGGCGCCCTACATCGTCTTCTCCACCATCTCCGTGGGCGTCGTGATCATCTCCGAGGCGTCGCTGTCGTTCCTGGGGCTGGGCGTGCCGCCGCCCGACCCGTCCTGGGGGAGCATGCTGGCGCAGGAGGGCTACAAGCTTATGCGCTCCGCGCCGTGGGTGAGCCTGGGGCCGGGCGTCGCCCTGAGTCTTGCGGTGTTCGGCATCAACCTGCTGGGCGACGCCGTGCGCGACGTGTGGGACCCCCGGCTGCGCCAGTAAGCGCGGGGAGCGGCAGGCGGCGACCGCCAGGAAGCTGTTCCGAGAGTCGTTTGTTCACTCCGCAATGAATTGCGGGCCGCCCTGCGGCCCCGAGTTTATTCGCGATTGTGTATTTGATGCAGGTGGTAGAATAGGCGCATGCCGAAAGTTCCAGTTTGGGTTAAGCGCGTGTGGGAATGGCTTGCAACGTTGCAAGACGCGCTCGGTGTTTGGACACTTCTCGCTGGCGCATTTGCGTGGCTTGGGGGAACTGCTTTGATAAGCGCCCTAGCCATAGCCTTTGTTGAAGCCATTCGCTCTAATCTCAACTGGTTTGGACAAGCGTGCTTCGTAATAGGCGTTGCGCTCCTTTTGCTCGCACCGATTACATATCTAGCCCCTCGCTTTATCAAAGTACCAAAGCAAACGATACCAGCACTACAGAAGCCACAAACGAAAGTTTACAGTGAAGAGGAAACCACGAAATTTGTTGCTCAGATTGACGAGTATATTGACAAGTTGACTCATTCCAGAGAATCGCTATGGGTAGGCAACCATGACCCAGGACAGGAAAGCCAAAGTGTGAATCGGTATTTTGAGTGGATTCAGGAGTGGGCATGGGAGGCGATACCTGAATATGCACAAGTCTTGATTCCAGACCGTGTCAAAATGACGGAAGGTGAAATCATGATGTATGTAGGCTGGCCGAACAATACGGCAGCGCTAAGAGTTATAGTTGACCGACAGCTACTCAAATTACGACAGGTGAAGGCTCTGCTATTAGGTCACGGTACGGCAAGTTCTCGGCCATGAGCAACTTCACGAGTGTGTCTCTGAACAGGTACGGATTCTCGCGGTTGTTGAACCGCCACTCTAGCTCGTCGAGGTAGGCGTCCAGATGCTTGACCGAGACCTTGTGATACGAACCGGCAACCGACCTCTTGAAGAGGCTCCACACACATTCAACGGTATTGGTGTGCACGTCTCCGCGTACCCGTTCCTCAATGCTATGGTGGACTCTCTCGTGTCTCGTGTCTCGTGTCCTGGTCCCCGATGCCCTCATAAGCGGCGTATTCGGGGGTCGCAAGCTCATTTGGGAATAAGCTCTAGCCAGAGAGCGCCGCGGGCCTCTCTCCCACCAGCACCGACCATAGCTCCTCCGGAGTCACGTAGCCGCCCGTTTTTTCCAGCGTGTGGATGAGCCGCACGATGGCCTCGTTGAGCGGCGCGGACGTCCCCGCCGCGCGGGCGGCCTTGACCACGTCGCCGTTCAGGAAGTCCACCTCCGTGCTCTTGCCTCGCTTGCGGCTTTGCAGGGTGGAGCTCATGGGCGAGTGGCCGCCGATGAAGACACACAGTTGGGACAACTCCTTCGGGATGTCTGGCTGCTGGGTCATGGGCGGCAGCTTTTCGAGGGCCGCCACGGCCTCCAGCGGAATGCCCTCCACGGGCGCCAGCCGAACGCCTGCGGCCTCCGCGACGCGCGCCGTCTCCTGGACCA
This genomic interval from Dehalococcoidia bacterium contains the following:
- a CDS encoding serine protease, which produces MRILPALVEVRGKTSSAIVTGTGFIVDSKRGYILTATHVVANTYDDSLTVTFRNAVTKRARWVAQNSATDIALLQTEPTAFPELQYPTGLDSIVPAMARRGSFPYEFRELVAVGFVDSAYSTAIGRARNITVDNAGWIIIQATGSARPGMSGGPMVNRCGELIGVLSLGSTGGNSMTAIYVDRDSIERLIAFAAARPTPIPPPTPAPVPTPWFATATYADPFGRWSIVYPPSWSHGADKDTWHAAYTPPIVPPSDRASSEAELSVYLYRGLGRDYTTSEWAEQAENRSASTKYMDFQVLSLQEVKVASLVAYELTYQVTYRGLLEDGRTDVTQRRGVRLLLVFGENAYIVEGRARPELWMTYENMVRSIIYTFRPTLAPNPPTLLLPRPPSGYYGEVSLNGRNVQDGTKLEVWMDGQKVAQTTTQTYNGKSVYNVDGVGDSSLEGRTVEFRLGTSVAPQKSLWRSGRNQQVALMFTAPATAQAFEPSPTSTPAPTPAATPTPSPTPTLLPPPKAVPVPTLAYGDLTQGNSGGGYSFAGKSGDVAFIRVTRGTLSDRIDVRVLDPNDKPIASSNFVPSDQLTFMPALSLTGRHTIVVSGYGQGTYTLALWNVAGGPGTPIAFGDSLVAEVSPAGDIDMFSFDRKAGGMAFIRVTRGTLSGRIDVKVFDPKGNSIADVYGLSDQVILSSPLSLAGKYSIMVSGDGKGTGTYTITLQDVGFK
- the pabB gene encoding aminodeoxychorismate synthase, component I, producing MIAPVHAPSTVTPLVRALGRIPHPAQLASAFADAPYMLLLDSAGAYPEVGRYSYLAADPFLVLRSKGRQVELLTGEAVERLQDNPFDVLRRLLRSFSVVKQAGVPPFQGGAAGYLAYDLGRLIERIPTRARDDLAHPDLCLGFYDWVLAHDALTDESFLVSTGWPEGSVRKAHERADWACRRIARAPDCGAPARFEVSGLRSNFTRDAYHAAVRRVKAYLEAGDVYQVNISQRFQGRFAGQPWELYQSLREANPAPFAAYMQSPDLTVLSASPEQFLRVDGRRVETRPIKGTRPRGSTPAADAALARELLASEKDRAENVMIVDLLRNDLGRVCRVGSVQVSSLFALEAHPTVFHLVSTITGEMSDDRDAVDLLRAAFPGGSVTGAPKIRAMEIIEELEPTRRGVYCGSMGFISFTGDMNTSIAIRTITLRGDTLHFQVGGGIVADSDPEAEYLETLDKAEGLLKAMRTHV
- a CDS encoding NYN domain-containing protein, with amino-acid sequence MSNIAIVFIDAQNMYRGARRAFFVPTDAHMLGQFHPRALGERVASHGRPGDARQLVEVRTYSGRPDPTRSPKTYAAHMRQCAAWEASGVTVITRPLRYPAAWPAEKEREKGIDVLIAVDFVTMARDDRYEIGILASADTDLAPALEYVAKHKSMSKRVEVVAWRSQSARGRLSVSGLNVWCHWLDRTAHDAVADLTDYGL
- a CDS encoding LLM class flavin-dependent oxidoreductase, with translation MAIKLGVSLVCDRVREFGAWVRTAEDAGFDRVGLSDSPSLYPETYVTGTIAALNSTRLKFGPRVTNPVNRHPSVTASAITAIDELSGGRCFLGMGTGDSAVFNIGLAPATVAQMREYILALKAMFAHGRAEYQGRSILFSYAKRQIPIYLAASGPRTLRLAGEICDGVVIGWGLGRELIPLAMRHLREGAEAAGRKVEDIDVWWLIGASIAGNKREAVDAIKTHLAAQPNQAFRLGIQNKGIPADLLPKLQRLIAEYEFSEHVKPGKERKNVRLVEELGLTDYLADRFSVAGTPEEFADRVQELASWGARQLWFTMPLPDKLGFLNTVGARVIPRLR
- a CDS encoding cyclic nucleotide-binding domain-containing protein, whose product is MIRTNSGSRIGYVSLWLGLGLLAVVVTTAESEAYLVVLLVLAVGAGGLLAMGALSVLARRYSRTQVAGVLAGLVGEPIRSSGKREEAQMEQKSAQSRLIPFLREVDVFQSLTDHELGMIASVCAPKTFSAGDFLAREGTRGDYLFIIMKGQVRVSSKSEGDQLTVRIVRGKESVPLASILEPPLLITTAEAMETVETLAIPRAMLLRICELQPMLGAQVYRATAGVLARRYRAMLQQVTGQLEATLEYMGHTRT
- a CDS encoding aminotransferase class IV translates to MSSGPFMYVNGGLVAADEARISPLDRGFTLADGVFETMVAVGARVFRLADHMERLRQGAALLLIPLPSEARLAAGIEETLRANGLPRSIARLTVTRGTDTGRGLAVAGDGSPTLVIRVTPRAALAASPPAGLRVVLAAARRNDTSPLSRVKSLAYTDGVLARLEARRAGADDALFLNTAERLACGTSSNLFVVRDGTLLTPPVSEGVLPGVARRTVLEAAAALGIPSVERLLPLADLEAASEVFLTNVVTGPAPVVVVAGMPVGQGSVGPVTERLWHAYRGLCEGAGG